From Virgibacillus ihumii, the proteins below share one genomic window:
- a CDS encoding ArsB/NhaD family transporter: MDVLLATVIFIISYVFIMTEKYNRAVIAMSGGVLLLISGIYSVDDMFRTYIDWNTIALLFSMMVLISITERTGLFSFVAIRFAQKVRGSPVPLLIGVGMLTAFGSALLDNVTTVLIFVPIILKITKELQLPSFPYLLMIIFSSNIGGTATLIGDPPNIMIGQAVDHLNFLSFVNHLAPVAGIIFAAMVFMLYMLFRKSLRTGSSNVRKLLELDASEYLVRSPMLYQSISVLSMTLFGFLLHSFLHINLTIVAISGAVLLLLLTEKELDTEHILKQVEWITLFFFIGLFALVGGLREVGIIDELARMIVLFTDGDFSKTALLILWVSGLFSGVVDNIPFVAAMIPVIQEFETYGLVYLDPIWWSLALGACLGGNATLVGASANIVVAGLAEGEGEKIPFIRFMLYGIPFVIFSLVISTIYIFVRYLIPYMSGGL, from the coding sequence ATGGATGTTCTGCTCGCAACAGTTATCTTTATAATCAGCTATGTATTTATCATGACAGAGAAGTATAACCGCGCAGTCATTGCAATGTCTGGCGGTGTCCTGTTGCTTATTTCCGGTATTTATTCCGTGGATGACATGTTCCGGACTTATATTGACTGGAATACGATTGCGCTATTATTTTCCATGATGGTGCTGATATCGATTACGGAACGAACGGGGTTGTTTTCGTTCGTAGCAATTCGATTTGCCCAAAAAGTCCGCGGATCCCCAGTACCTTTGCTGATTGGTGTCGGAATGTTGACCGCATTTGGTTCAGCTTTGCTGGATAACGTAACGACAGTACTTATTTTTGTCCCCATCATCCTGAAAATCACAAAAGAATTGCAACTGCCTTCATTTCCTTATCTGTTGATGATTATTTTCAGTTCCAATATTGGGGGAACTGCTACATTAATCGGTGATCCGCCTAACATTATGATTGGACAGGCAGTGGACCACCTGAATTTTCTATCGTTTGTTAATCATTTGGCTCCCGTCGCTGGCATTATTTTTGCCGCAATGGTTTTTATGCTGTATATGCTGTTCAGAAAATCATTAAGAACCGGGAGTTCCAATGTCAGAAAACTGCTGGAACTTGATGCGTCGGAATATCTAGTTAGGTCTCCGATGCTTTATCAATCGATATCTGTTTTATCAATGACGTTATTTGGGTTTCTCCTGCATTCTTTCCTTCATATCAATCTGACGATAGTAGCTATCAGTGGGGCTGTATTACTGCTGCTGTTAACTGAAAAAGAACTTGACACGGAACACATATTAAAACAGGTTGAGTGGATCACTTTATTTTTCTTTATTGGGTTGTTTGCTTTGGTGGGAGGACTTCGGGAGGTTGGAATTATCGATGAATTGGCCAGGATGATCGTTCTGTTCACAGATGGTGATTTTTCCAAGACTGCTTTATTGATTTTATGGGTTTCGGGATTGTTTTCCGGTGTGGTTGATAATATTCCGTTTGTTGCGGCGATGATTCCGGTGATTCAGGAGTTTGAAACGTATGGACTTGTTTACCTTGACCCAATTTGGTGGTCGTTAGCGCTTGGCGCTTGTCTCGGGGGAAATGCAACACTTGTCGGGGCATCAGCCAATATAGTGGTAGCAGGTCTAGCTGAAGGGGAAGGAGAAAAGA
- a CDS encoding TIGR04086 family membrane protein, translating to MYGWVVVLGLILLTSVILALLLRFTEMDGTALSWTTLITGLICLFAGGIVSGIKGKQKGWVIGGITGLGFTLFTFLIQYLGYEQAFSLQQSFYHLGYILAALLGGMIGVNMTSGQEE from the coding sequence CTGTATGGTTGGGTCGTTGTGCTTGGTCTGATCCTTTTAACAAGTGTAATTCTTGCATTACTTCTTCGGTTTACTGAAATGGATGGAACCGCATTATCGTGGACTACCTTAATTACCGGATTAATCTGCTTATTTGCAGGAGGTATTGTTTCCGGTATTAAAGGCAAGCAAAAAGGCTGGGTAATTGGAGGAATAACTGGACTTGGATTCACCCTTTTCACATTTCTCATTCAATACCTGGGGTATGAACAGGCATTTTCATTGCAGCAGTCATTTTACCATCTGGGATATATTTTGGCAGCATTACTTGGTGGAATGATTGGTGTAAATATGACCAGTGGACAGGAAGAATAA
- the yajC gene encoding preprotein translocase subunit YajC: MDMLISLSPIILMFVIFYFLLIRPQQKRQKQVKQMQTDLKKGDEVITIGGFHGVVHAIDENTVVIQAAGENTKLTYDRSAIREVKS; the protein is encoded by the coding sequence ATGGATATGCTTATTTCACTATCACCAATTATTTTGATGTTTGTTATTTTTTATTTTCTGCTGATTCGTCCGCAGCAAAAGCGGCAGAAGCAGGTAAAGCAAATGCAAACCGACCTTAAAAAAGGGGACGAAGTCATTACGATTGGCGGCTTCCATGGAGTTGTACATGCAATTGATGAAAATACAGTGGTCATTCAGGCAGCGGGAGAAAATACAAAACTCACGTATGACCGGAGTGCCATCCGAGAGGTAAAAAGCTAA
- the tgt gene encoding tRNA guanosine(34) transglycosylase Tgt has protein sequence MTAITYEHIKTCKQTGARLGKVHTPHGSFDTPTFMPVGTLATVKTMSPEDLHQMNANIILSNTYHLWLRPGEDIIREAGGLHKFMNWDGAILTDSGGFQVFSLSEMRNIKEEGVHFRNHLNGEKLFLSPEKAIEIQNALGSDIMMAFDECPPYPASYDYMKASVERTSRWAERCLKAHQRPEDQGLFGIIQGGEYEELRRQSAADLTSMDFPGYAIGGLSVGEPKDVMNRMLEFTTPLMPPDKPRYLMGVGSPDSLIDGALRGIDMFDCVLPTRIARNGTCMISNGRLVVRNAKFARDFSPIDENCDCHVCQNYSRAYIRHLIKCNETFGFRLTTYHNLYFLLKLMEQVRAAIYDDRLGDFKEAFFEQYGLNRPDAKNF, from the coding sequence ATGACAGCAATTACCTATGAACATATCAAAACATGTAAACAAACAGGAGCCAGACTGGGAAAAGTCCACACACCACATGGTTCATTTGATACACCGACTTTTATGCCGGTTGGTACGCTGGCAACGGTCAAAACAATGAGTCCGGAAGACCTGCATCAAATGAATGCCAATATTATTCTTTCCAATACGTATCATTTATGGCTGCGTCCCGGTGAAGATATTATCCGGGAAGCTGGCGGGCTTCATAAATTTATGAATTGGGATGGTGCCATTTTAACTGATTCCGGCGGTTTTCAGGTATTTAGTTTAAGTGAGATGCGTAATATTAAAGAAGAGGGTGTCCACTTCCGGAATCATTTAAACGGCGAGAAATTATTTTTGTCTCCTGAAAAGGCAATCGAGATACAAAATGCTCTCGGTTCCGATATTATGATGGCGTTTGATGAATGTCCGCCATATCCTGCATCATATGATTATATGAAGGCATCCGTTGAAAGAACTTCACGCTGGGCTGAACGTTGTTTGAAGGCACATCAACGTCCGGAAGACCAGGGATTGTTCGGGATTATACAGGGGGGTGAGTATGAGGAATTACGCAGGCAGAGCGCAGCGGATTTAACGTCGATGGATTTTCCGGGTTATGCAATTGGTGGACTTTCAGTGGGTGAGCCAAAGGATGTCATGAACCGAATGCTTGAATTCACCACTCCGCTCATGCCACCTGACAAGCCAAGATATTTGATGGGCGTGGGATCCCCTGATTCATTGATAGATGGTGCACTCCGCGGGATTGATATGTTCGATTGTGTCCTTCCGACGCGCATTGCACGAAATGGAACATGCATGATATCAAATGGGAGGCTAGTTGTCCGTAATGCAAAATTTGCCCGGGATTTTAGTCCGATAGATGAAAATTGTGATTGTCATGTATGCCAAAATTATTCACGTGCATACATTCGTCATCTGATTAAATGCAATGAAACATTCGGATTCAGGCTTACTACTTACCATAATTTATATTTTCTGTTAAAATTAATGGAGCAAGTACGAGCAGCAATTTATGATGATCGTCTTGGCGACTTTAAAGAAGCATTCTTTGAACAATACGGGCTTAATCGCCCGGATGCAAAAAACTTTTAG
- the queA gene encoding tRNA preQ1(34) S-adenosylmethionine ribosyltransferase-isomerase QueA produces the protein MNIEDFDFDLPEGLIAQTPLKDRSSSRMLVLHRDDKRIEHQHFTDIKKYLNPGDCLVLNDTRVLPARLYGVKEDTGAKIEILLLHQKENDTWEVLTKPAKKVKVGTTLVFGEGKIRATCTEILEHGGRIMDFEYEGIFYEVLDELGEMPLPPYIKEQLPEKERYQTVYAKEEGSAAAPTAGLHFTNELLDELKVMGVIITFITLHVGLGTFRPVSVDNIDDHTMHSEFYHMTQETADTLTSVRENNGRIISVGTTSTRMLETITRDHNGKFMESSGWTDIFIYPPYEFQAIDGLITNFHLPKSTLIMMVSALADRESILHAYREAVRERYRFFSFGDAMLIL, from the coding sequence ATGAACATAGAAGATTTTGATTTTGATTTACCAGAAGGACTGATTGCACAGACACCATTGAAGGACCGGTCCTCATCCCGGATGCTCGTTTTACACCGGGATGATAAACGCATTGAACATCAGCATTTTACGGATATCAAGAAATATTTAAATCCGGGAGATTGTCTTGTCTTGAATGATACGCGGGTCTTACCGGCAAGATTGTATGGTGTGAAAGAAGATACAGGGGCAAAGATAGAAATACTGCTGTTACACCAAAAAGAAAATGATACATGGGAGGTACTTACCAAACCGGCCAAAAAGGTGAAAGTGGGAACGACTCTCGTTTTTGGAGAAGGTAAAATCCGTGCAACATGTACAGAGATTTTGGAGCATGGCGGTCGTATTATGGATTTTGAATATGAAGGAATCTTTTATGAGGTCCTTGATGAACTGGGGGAAATGCCGCTCCCTCCGTATATAAAAGAACAGCTGCCGGAGAAGGAACGGTATCAGACGGTTTATGCAAAAGAAGAAGGATCGGCAGCTGCTCCGACTGCAGGCTTGCATTTCACCAATGAATTATTGGACGAGCTTAAAGTAATGGGGGTAATCATAACCTTTATTACACTTCATGTCGGATTAGGCACATTTCGCCCGGTAAGTGTTGATAACATTGATGACCATACGATGCACTCCGAGTTTTATCATATGACACAGGAAACGGCGGACACCTTAACAAGCGTAAGGGAAAATAATGGCCGGATTATTTCGGTCGGTACAACGTCAACCAGAATGCTGGAAACTATTACACGGGATCATAATGGAAAATTTATGGAATCGAGCGGATGGACAGATATTTTTATTTACCCGCCCTACGAATTTCAGGCAATTGACGGTCTTATCACCAATTTCCATTTGCCGAAATCTACCTTGATTATGATGGTAAGCGCACTTGCGGACCGTGAGAGTATTTTGCATGCATACCGTGAAGCGGTTAGAGAAAGATACCGGTTTTTCAGCTTTGGTGATGCGATGCTAATTTTATAG
- a CDS encoding DUF2905 domain-containing protein, translated as MQAGKLFIILGIVFLLIGIIWTFIGRLPGDISFKKGNFSFHFPIMTSIVVSIILSLIFFIISKFR; from the coding sequence ATGCAGGCAGGAAAACTGTTTATTATTCTTGGAATTGTCTTTTTATTGATCGGAATCATTTGGACGTTCATCGGGCGGCTTCCGGGTGATATCAGCTTTAAGAAAGGAAATTTTTCCTTCCATTTTCCAATTATGACTTCGATCGTTGTGAGTATTATACTGTCATTAATCTTTTTTATTATAAGTAAATTTCGTTAA
- the ruvB gene encoding Holliday junction branch migration DNA helicase RuvB, producing the protein MDERMVTGELQNEDSTVELSLRPVNLNQYIGQEKVKENLSIFIQAARMREEPLDHVLLYGPPGLGKTTLAAIIANEMGVQFRSTSGPAIERAGDLAAILSSLEPGDVLFIDEVHRLPRSVEEILYPAMEDFFLDIVIGTGPSARSVRIDLPPFTLVGATTRAGLLSAPLRDRFGVLSRLEFYETKDLCAIVERTAEIFDTTITKEAASEIARRSRGTPRIANRLLKRIRDISQVKGETEISLETTSVALEMLQVDKAGLDHIDHKLLNSIIDGFQGGPVGLDTIGATIGEESQTIEDVYEPYLLQIGFLQRTPRGRVVTPKAYDHLGIQRNGA; encoded by the coding sequence ATGGATGAACGTATGGTGACTGGAGAATTGCAGAATGAAGATTCAACTGTCGAGCTAAGTCTCCGTCCTGTCAATCTTAATCAGTACATTGGCCAAGAAAAGGTCAAAGAAAATTTAAGCATTTTTATCCAGGCAGCCCGAATGCGGGAAGAACCACTTGACCATGTGCTATTGTATGGACCACCCGGGCTCGGGAAAACTACACTTGCTGCCATTATCGCCAATGAGATGGGCGTTCAATTTCGTTCCACTTCCGGTCCGGCCATAGAACGTGCTGGTGATTTAGCAGCAATCCTGTCATCACTGGAACCTGGTGATGTACTGTTTATTGATGAAGTTCATCGTTTACCGAGATCTGTGGAGGAAATCCTGTATCCGGCCATGGAAGATTTCTTCCTGGATATTGTGATCGGCACAGGTCCGAGTGCGCGTTCGGTTCGAATTGATTTGCCCCCTTTCACACTGGTTGGTGCGACCACACGGGCAGGGCTGCTGTCTGCACCGTTGAGGGATCGATTTGGGGTGCTCAGCCGCCTGGAATTTTATGAAACAAAAGACTTGTGTGCAATCGTTGAACGCACAGCAGAAATATTTGACACGACCATTACAAAGGAAGCAGCATCTGAAATTGCACGCAGATCAAGAGGTACACCACGAATTGCCAATCGGCTCTTGAAACGAATCCGGGATATTTCACAGGTTAAAGGTGAAACGGAAATTAGCCTGGAAACGACTAGTGTTGCTCTGGAGATGTTGCAAGTGGATAAAGCAGGGCTTGATCATATTGACCATAAACTGTTGAACAGTATTATTGATGGATTTCAGGGCGGCCCAGTTGGTTTGGATACAATTGGTGCAACGATTGGGGAAGAATCGCAAACAATTGAAGATGTATATGAGCCGTATTTATTACAAATTGGCTTTTTGCAACGAACACCGAGGGGAAGGGTTGTAACACCCAAGGCTTACGACCATCTTGGAATTCAAAGGAACGGTGCATAA
- the ruvA gene encoding Holliday junction branch migration protein RuvA: MIAYIRGVLTAVQEEAVIVDMHGVGYEIICANPFVFQHALNNEITINTYHYVREDIQMLYGFKNEDEKYLFTKLISVSGIGPKGALAVLGSVDVSGFVEAIEREDDKFLTSFPGIGKKTARQIILDLKGKLNAFVTVPVDSAELEQPTDAGTKELTEAREALKSLGYTDREIKTVLPKLQHENDHNTDEIVRKALALLMKN; this comes from the coding sequence ATGATAGCATATATACGAGGTGTTTTGACAGCTGTCCAGGAGGAGGCAGTGATTGTGGATATGCATGGGGTTGGGTACGAAATTATCTGCGCCAATCCTTTTGTATTTCAGCATGCGTTAAATAATGAAATAACCATCAATACATACCACTATGTCCGTGAAGATATACAAATGCTTTATGGTTTTAAAAATGAAGATGAAAAATATTTATTCACCAAACTCATTTCGGTATCTGGAATTGGACCAAAGGGGGCGTTGGCTGTATTGGGAAGTGTTGATGTCAGCGGCTTTGTTGAGGCAATTGAACGTGAAGACGATAAATTTTTGACGAGCTTTCCTGGGATTGGCAAAAAAACAGCACGGCAAATTATTCTTGATTTAAAAGGAAAGTTGAACGCCTTTGTGACAGTACCAGTTGATTCGGCCGAATTGGAACAGCCAACAGATGCAGGTACAAAAGAATTAACCGAAGCGCGGGAAGCATTAAAGTCATTAGGCTATACGGATAGGGAAATTAAAACCGTCCTTCCAAAGCTGCAGCATGAAAATGATCATAACACGGATGAAATTGTCCGAAAAGCATTAGCACTGTTAATGAAAAATTGA
- a CDS encoding YebC/PmpR family DNA-binding transcriptional regulator — protein MAGHSKWKNIQRRKNAQDAKKGKIFMRHQKDIYTAAKQGGGDPDTNPSLRLAVDKAKGDNMPNDNIDRAIKKATGSLDGASFEELTYEGYGPGGVAVIVQVLTDNKNRTASEVRHAFKKNDGNLGENGSVSFMFDRKGYIVITNEDGTIDEDEISLEAIEAGADDIVTQEDAYEIYTEPENFTNVCDQLRDSGYELEESEITMFPQTFSTPDEDDHKKMLQLIDMLEDSEDVQDIFHNLENAE, from the coding sequence ATGGCTGGTCATTCTAAATGGAAAAATATACAAAGAAGAAAAAACGCGCAGGATGCAAAAAAAGGAAAAATTTTCATGCGCCATCAAAAGGATATATATACGGCAGCGAAACAGGGCGGCGGAGACCCTGATACCAATCCTTCTTTGCGTTTGGCTGTTGATAAGGCAAAAGGCGACAATATGCCAAACGATAACATTGACCGTGCCATTAAAAAAGCAACCGGTTCGCTTGATGGAGCAAGTTTTGAGGAATTAACCTATGAAGGGTATGGTCCAGGCGGTGTTGCAGTCATTGTGCAGGTTTTGACCGATAATAAGAACAGAACTGCTTCTGAAGTAAGGCATGCATTTAAAAAAAATGACGGAAATCTTGGGGAAAATGGCAGTGTTTCGTTTATGTTTGACCGGAAAGGATACATTGTCATTACAAACGAAGATGGTACCATTGATGAAGATGAAATCAGTCTGGAGGCAATTGAAGCCGGTGCAGATGATATTGTAACACAGGAAGATGCATACGAAATTTATACGGAACCGGAAAACTTTACTAATGTGTGTGATCAGTTGCGTGACAGCGGCTACGAACTGGAGGAATCAGAAATCACAATGTTCCCGCAAACCTTCAGTACACCTGATGAGGATGATCACAAAAAAATGCTTCAATTGATTGACATGCTGGAAGACAGTGAAGATGTTCAGGATATCTTTCATAATCTGGAGAATGCAGAATAA
- a CDS encoding YhcN/YlaJ family sporulation lipoprotein, which translates to MWMLKIFCLLLFAVFIVGCNAVTDNAADNDGDLSSEPIHYETENERNNRLNNRPENIAEQGGYEQSERDRLNMGDRDAKTDLYTNEFTMSISEHLKQNKNVKQAQVVATDKKIVVGVQVNEYAPKGIKKTIKNEVKQMVPERKVVVYTDRVYWDKMRDEDAEPDQLNGDMEEFLDEFFNRERD; encoded by the coding sequence ATGTGGATGCTTAAAATTTTTTGCTTACTATTATTTGCTGTCTTTATTGTTGGCTGTAATGCAGTGACAGATAATGCCGCTGATAATGATGGTGATTTAAGTTCGGAACCTATCCATTATGAAACAGAAAATGAGCGCAATAACCGATTGAACAATAGACCGGAAAACATTGCTGAGCAGGGAGGTTACGAGCAGAGTGAACGGGACAGGCTGAATATGGGAGACAGGGATGCCAAGACAGATTTATATACGAATGAATTCACAATGTCCATTTCCGAGCATTTGAAACAGAACAAGAATGTCAAACAAGCTCAGGTAGTGGCAACGGACAAAAAAATCGTAGTTGGTGTTCAGGTAAACGAATATGCCCCTAAGGGAATTAAGAAAACCATTAAAAATGAGGTTAAACAAATGGTGCCTGAACGAAAAGTGGTGGTTTATACTGATCGAGTATACTGGGATAAAATGCGTGATGAAGATGCAGAACCCGATCAATTGAATGGTGACATGGAAGAGTTTCTTGATGAATTTTTCAACAGGGAACGTGACTGA
- the nadE gene encoding NAD(+) synthase produces MEQKVEAIVQWLRDQVKETGVKGLVVGVSGGLDSAVVAYLIQRAAPDNSLGVLMPLKSSRESIDHGKKVMDSCGINHLTVELSETHNVLYSTIKEQVEEKNEFNEKNNQLADANLRARLRMSTLYTLATNYNYLVVGTDNASEWYTGYFTKYGDGGVDILPIVEFTKQEVREMAAYLGVPDEVVNKQPSADLWEGQTDEDEMGTSYDTIDAYLRGKEVPERDKKIIENMHARTEHKRRGAKQFHLK; encoded by the coding sequence GTGGAACAAAAAGTAGAAGCAATTGTGCAATGGTTGCGGGATCAAGTAAAAGAAACCGGTGTGAAAGGTCTGGTGGTTGGTGTCAGTGGCGGGCTTGACTCAGCGGTGGTAGCTTACCTTATTCAGCGCGCTGCACCTGACAATTCATTGGGAGTGCTTATGCCATTAAAAAGCAGTCGTGAAAGTATAGATCATGGTAAAAAGGTAATGGACAGCTGTGGAATTAACCATCTGACCGTTGAGCTTTCCGAAACACATAACGTATTATACTCTACCATTAAGGAACAGGTGGAGGAAAAAAATGAATTCAATGAAAAAAATAATCAGCTGGCTGATGCGAATTTAAGGGCACGTCTGCGGATGAGTACCTTATATACGTTAGCAACCAATTATAACTATCTTGTTGTTGGGACGGATAATGCTTCTGAGTGGTATACAGGCTACTTTACGAAGTATGGTGACGGTGGTGTTGATATCCTGCCGATTGTCGAATTTACGAAGCAGGAAGTCCGTGAAATGGCAGCATATCTGGGGGTCCCCGATGAAGTTGTAAACAAGCAGCCGAGTGCGGATCTGTGGGAAGGTCAGACGGATGAGGATGAAATGGGTACCTCCTATGATACGATTGATGCTTATTTGCGGGGGAAAGAAGTACCCGAACGGGATAAAAAAATAATTGAAAACATGCATGCCCGAACTGAACACAAACGTCGTGGTGCTAAACAGTTCCATTTAAAATAA